A window of Terriglobus sp. RCC_193 contains these coding sequences:
- a CDS encoding EamA family transporter yields the protein MTFLGANAAFGLLAAALWGGGDFAGSIAVRRVGSTVRGALLVVFIGHLLSLTVVATLAALHGDPFPTGAALWWGIGGGVIAAVSLVAFYIALSTGHMGSAAAVSGLLCAIVPAVVSAFLDGAPGLLRLIGFLLAGTAIWMIASSNDPTHTASQQAMALSILGGIGFGMYFVALKFAGQSGVLWGMASARIGSSTTALAILLLLLLLPFREKGRPDPRHAKTLLYILGGSLLDTGGNLSYLTATRMGRLDVAAVLASIYPAGTILLAAWLLHEKASRRQRLGMLLALPAVALITL from the coding sequence ATGACCTTCCTCGGGGCAAACGCGGCCTTCGGACTGCTTGCCGCAGCCCTGTGGGGTGGTGGCGACTTCGCCGGCTCCATCGCCGTCCGTCGCGTGGGCAGCACCGTCCGCGGAGCCCTGCTGGTCGTTTTCATCGGCCATCTTCTCAGCCTCACCGTCGTCGCCACCCTGGCCGCCCTCCACGGCGATCCCTTCCCCACCGGCGCCGCCCTGTGGTGGGGCATCGGCGGAGGCGTCATCGCAGCCGTCTCGCTGGTGGCCTTTTACATCGCACTCTCGACCGGACACATGGGCTCAGCAGCCGCCGTCAGCGGACTCCTCTGCGCCATCGTCCCCGCCGTCGTCTCCGCCTTCCTCGACGGCGCACCCGGCCTGCTCCGCCTCATCGGCTTCCTGCTCGCCGGAACGGCCATCTGGATGATCGCCTCATCCAACGACCCCACGCACACCGCCTCACAACAGGCAATGGCGCTTTCCATCCTCGGCGGCATCGGCTTCGGCATGTACTTCGTAGCTCTGAAATTCGCAGGGCAATCCGGCGTCCTGTGGGGCATGGCCTCAGCCCGTATCGGCTCGTCCACCACCGCCCTGGCCATATTGCTCCTGCTTCTGCTGTTGCCGTTCCGCGAAAAAGGCCGTCCCGATCCACGCCACGCAAAGACACTGCTCTACATACTCGGAGGCTCGCTCCTGGACACCGGTGGCAATCTCAGCTACCTGACCGCCACCCGCATGGGACGCCTCGACGTCGCCGCGGTACTGGCCTCCATCTATCCCGCCGGAACCATCCTGCTCGCAGCCTGGCTATTGCACGAAAAAGCCTCTCGCCGCCAACGCCTTGGCATGCTCCTCGCCTTACCCGCAGTAGCCCTCATCACCCTGTAG
- a CDS encoding DUF2076 domain-containing protein has translation MTQQEEQLLNGLIERVNSTQLQTKDTDAERLLQTRFSQNPDALYILCQTVLVQQFAMEKSQTDLQAAREEIERLRQSGSGEKHGSFLGNLFGLNKEEPQQAPPPAQYNNPTGTSAGNASYAPVRNAPPAYTQPTGYYPPQPGYPPPPPQAYPGYPLQGGYYAGGYPAPPMGGGMFGGGGGFLQGAMQTAAGVVAGEMAFRALEDVFSSGHERGFTGGETVNNYYDNAGDRDTGGGFGDRLAQADGYGSNISSDIEDRRGESQGFFDSGDNSGSDAFADDSSNFDDSSSDFSGNDDNGF, from the coding sequence ATGACACAGCAGGAAGAGCAACTCCTCAACGGCCTCATCGAACGTGTGAACTCTACCCAGCTTCAAACCAAGGACACCGACGCGGAACGCCTGCTCCAGACGCGTTTCAGCCAGAATCCCGACGCGCTCTACATCCTCTGCCAGACGGTGCTGGTGCAGCAGTTCGCCATGGAGAAATCACAGACGGACCTGCAGGCCGCGCGCGAGGAAATCGAGCGCCTCAGGCAATCCGGCAGCGGCGAAAAGCACGGCAGCTTCCTCGGCAACCTCTTTGGCCTCAACAAAGAAGAACCCCAGCAGGCACCGCCGCCCGCGCAATACAACAACCCCACAGGCACCAGCGCAGGCAACGCCAGCTACGCCCCCGTACGTAACGCTCCGCCGGCCTACACACAGCCCACGGGCTACTACCCGCCGCAGCCGGGCTATCCCCCACCACCGCCGCAGGCATACCCCGGCTATCCGCTACAGGGTGGCTATTACGCCGGTGGATACCCCGCGCCCCCTATGGGCGGAGGCATGTTCGGTGGTGGTGGCGGCTTCCTTCAGGGAGCCATGCAGACCGCCGCTGGCGTCGTCGCAGGCGAGATGGCCTTCCGCGCCCTGGAAGACGTCTTCTCCAGCGGCCATGAACGCGGCTTCACCGGCGGCGAAACCGTAAACAACTACTACGACAACGCCGGCGACCGCGACACAGGCGGCGGCTTCGGCGACCGTCTCGCCCAGGCCGACGGCTACGGCAGCAACATCTCCTCCGACATCGAAGACCGTCGCGGCGAATCCCAGGGCTTCTTCGACAGCGGCGACAACAGCGGCTCCGACGCCTTCGCGGACGACTCCAGCAACTTCGATGACAGCAGCAGCGACTTCAGCGGAAACGACGACAACGGCTTCTAA
- a CDS encoding GIY-YIG nuclease family protein yields MPQGFVYILGSDSGTLYIGVTSDLSKRVLEHKRGEGSQFTTRYGCHRLLYYELFDDIRSAIDREKSLKGKTRQKKLDLIRTMNPEFKDLAATWGWPSVGPKQSMAETDRAVEDWAFGTSELRTRKREGLLSRKTRRDSSLRSE; encoded by the coding sequence ATGCCGCAGGGCTTCGTCTACATTCTGGGGAGTGATTCGGGAACACTTTACATTGGTGTGACAAGTGACCTGTCGAAGCGAGTCCTCGAACATAAGCGCGGTGAAGGATCGCAGTTCACCACGCGATACGGCTGTCACCGGTTGTTGTATTACGAGTTGTTCGACGATATCCGTAGTGCGATTGATCGCGAGAAATCTCTAAAAGGGAAGACGCGTCAGAAGAAGCTCGATTTGATTCGGACGATGAATCCGGAGTTCAAAGACCTTGCTGCGACCTGGGGATGGCCTTCTGTTGGACCGAAGCAGAGTATGGCGGAGACAGACCGGGCTGTTGAGGACTGGGCGTTTGGCACTTCGGAGCTTCGTACGAGAAAGCGGGAGGGGTTGTTGTCCAGGAAAACTCGTCGGGATTCTTCGCTTCGCTCAGAATGA
- a CDS encoding alanine--glyoxylate aminotransferase family protein, whose translation MIRKTRLFTPGPTPLLPAAQFAMAAADIHHRTPEFRALYSRVLAQLKDFVGTKNDVIILSSSGTGAMEASVSNLTSPGDRVLVLTAGKFGERWTALAKAFGCSVDVISKPYGQTFDLNEVKEALKLETRAVFMQASETSTGTSHDVEGVAKLLKEANSEALLIVDAITGLGTTPLDMDAWGVDVLVGGSQKAVMIPPGLSYLAVSERAWERMEGTYNPRYYFDLRKERKNAKNGESAYTPAVALIAALGAALDYIAGQADGDLAAGRAKLVDNAQVIAKMTREACVALGFKLFSTSPSPAATAVLAPEGVDSGVIVKALKTRFGAIITNGQGEMKGQLFRIAHLGFFDFLDTMALLAALEQVAVTDLKLPNVQFGTALIPAQKVFAEAAK comes from the coding sequence ATGATCCGCAAAACACGCCTGTTCACGCCCGGTCCGACGCCCCTGCTTCCCGCTGCACAGTTTGCCATGGCAGCCGCGGACATCCACCACCGCACGCCCGAGTTCCGCGCCCTGTATTCGCGCGTCCTCGCCCAGTTGAAGGACTTCGTCGGCACCAAGAACGACGTCATCATCCTCTCCTCGTCCGGCACCGGCGCCATGGAAGCGTCCGTCTCCAACCTGACCTCGCCCGGCGACCGCGTCCTGGTCCTCACCGCAGGCAAGTTCGGCGAGCGCTGGACGGCTCTTGCCAAGGCCTTCGGCTGCTCCGTCGACGTCATCAGCAAGCCCTACGGCCAGACCTTCGACCTGAACGAAGTCAAGGAAGCCCTCAAGCTGGAGACCCGCGCCGTCTTCATGCAGGCCAGCGAAACCTCCACCGGCACCAGCCACGACGTGGAAGGCGTTGCCAAACTTCTGAAGGAAGCCAACAGCGAAGCTCTGCTCATCGTCGATGCCATCACCGGCCTTGGCACCACGCCGCTCGACATGGACGCATGGGGAGTCGACGTACTCGTCGGCGGATCGCAGAAGGCCGTCATGATCCCCCCGGGTCTCAGCTATCTCGCCGTCAGCGAACGCGCATGGGAGCGCATGGAAGGCACGTACAATCCGCGCTACTACTTCGACCTCCGCAAGGAGCGCAAGAACGCAAAGAACGGCGAAAGCGCCTACACCCCCGCTGTCGCTCTCATCGCCGCACTCGGAGCCGCGCTGGACTACATCGCAGGTCAGGCAGACGGCGATCTCGCCGCAGGCCGCGCCAAGCTGGTCGACAACGCACAGGTCATCGCCAAGATGACGCGTGAAGCCTGCGTCGCCCTCGGCTTCAAGCTCTTCTCCACCTCGCCATCGCCCGCCGCCACCGCGGTACTGGCGCCGGAAGGAGTGGATTCGGGCGTCATCGTGAAGGCCCTGAAGACACGCTTCGGAGCCATCATCACCAACGGCCAGGGCGAAATGAAGGGCCAGCTCTTCCGCATCGCCCACCTCGGCTTCTTTGACTTCCTGGACACCATGGCGCTGCTCGCAGCACTGGAGCAGGTCGCAGTCACTGACCTGAAGCTGCCCAACGTCCAGTTCGGCACCGCGCTCATCCCGGCACAAAAGGTCTTCGCCGAAGCTGCGAAATAA
- a CDS encoding GatB/YqeY domain-containing protein: MAIGEKIGKDIIEAMKARDSFRTETLRMVKSALKSKEIDKRSALTESEELVVLQTMVKQRKDAAEQFAKGNRPELAQKELDEIKMLEAYMPQTASEEEIRAVVQGALHTMANDGVKPGPKDMGPAMRVVQQRIMADGLHVDNKLVSSIVKEELAK, from the coding sequence ATGGCTATCGGAGAGAAGATCGGCAAAGACATCATTGAAGCGATGAAGGCGAGGGACAGCTTTCGCACGGAGACGCTGCGCATGGTGAAGTCCGCGTTGAAGAGCAAGGAGATCGATAAGCGCAGCGCGTTGACGGAATCCGAAGAGCTGGTCGTGTTGCAGACCATGGTGAAGCAGCGGAAGGACGCTGCGGAGCAGTTTGCGAAGGGAAATCGTCCGGAACTGGCGCAGAAGGAACTGGACGAGATCAAGATGCTGGAGGCATACATGCCGCAGACCGCCAGCGAAGAGGAGATTCGCGCGGTGGTGCAGGGTGCGCTGCACACCATGGCGAATGATGGCGTGAAGCCGGGGCCGAAGGATATGGGGCCTGCGATGCGCGTGGTGCAGCAACGCATCATGGCGGATGGTTTGCACGTGGATAACAAGCTGGTGAGTTCGATTGTGAAGGAAGAGCTGGCGAAGTAG
- a CDS encoding ArnT family glycosyltransferase, translating to MTEVQSKATSNDRRALWQIFTAAFIVRVLYILLAHTFKVRPSDDHFEFGWEMGRIGRALATGHGYADPFTGHTGPTAWVPPGYTLLVGGVFRIFGVYSKLSAFVLLTFNSLLSALTAVFCYEIGLRCFNRRVALWSGWLWALYPAAMQYAVRWIWEMTTTTCIFTALFVLTLRMRGVGDQKQYEQTWQQWAAFGLLWGVLAMVNPSPLIMLPVMALYILAAPFFSSTILKVRIGKATLAAVLFLAVIAPWTARNYAVFHRFIPLRDNFGAENYEGNSDWSTGFPWGRTVPLENHQILAEYARMGEPAWAADRAAKANAWIKAHPGRFAKLSMKRAWMYWMGVPKSVEEAGILEYLRLMSFQFLSLCGILGAALAVRRRKPAAWVFLSAFLLLPLPYYLVTVQARFRHTLEPLICILGVYLFQSATHRKTVA from the coding sequence GTGACCGAAGTTCAATCCAAAGCCACATCAAACGACCGCCGCGCCCTCTGGCAGATCTTCACCGCTGCCTTCATCGTGCGCGTGCTGTACATCCTGCTGGCCCACACCTTCAAAGTGCGCCCCAGCGACGACCACTTTGAATTTGGCTGGGAGATGGGCCGCATCGGCCGCGCCCTCGCCACCGGCCACGGCTACGCCGATCCCTTCACCGGTCACACAGGCCCCACGGCATGGGTTCCACCCGGCTACACGCTGCTGGTCGGCGGCGTCTTCCGCATCTTCGGTGTCTATTCGAAACTCTCCGCCTTCGTTCTGCTCACGTTCAACTCCCTGCTCTCCGCGCTCACCGCTGTCTTCTGCTATGAGATCGGCCTGCGATGCTTCAACCGCCGCGTCGCCCTGTGGAGCGGCTGGCTCTGGGCGCTCTACCCTGCCGCCATGCAATACGCCGTTCGCTGGATCTGGGAGATGACCACCACCACCTGCATCTTCACCGCGCTGTTCGTCCTCACACTGCGCATGCGCGGCGTCGGCGACCAGAAACAATACGAACAGACATGGCAACAGTGGGCGGCATTCGGCCTGCTCTGGGGCGTACTCGCTATGGTCAATCCATCACCGCTCATCATGCTGCCGGTGATGGCGCTCTACATCCTGGCCGCGCCCTTCTTCTCATCCACAATACTCAAAGTGCGAATCGGCAAAGCAACCCTCGCTGCCGTGCTCTTCCTCGCCGTTATCGCCCCCTGGACTGCACGCAACTACGCCGTCTTCCACCGCTTCATCCCCTTGCGTGACAACTTCGGCGCGGAAAACTACGAAGGCAACTCCGACTGGTCCACCGGCTTCCCCTGGGGCCGCACCGTACCGCTGGAAAACCATCAGATCCTCGCTGAATACGCACGCATGGGCGAACCCGCATGGGCCGCCGACCGCGCCGCAAAAGCCAACGCATGGATCAAGGCGCACCCCGGCCGCTTCGCGAAACTCAGCATGAAACGCGCATGGATGTACTGGATGGGCGTACCCAAAAGCGTAGAAGAAGCAGGCATCCTCGAATACCTCCGCCTGATGAGCTTCCAGTTCCTCTCACTCTGCGGCATCCTCGGTGCGGCGCTCGCAGTGCGGCGCAGGAAACCCGCCGCATGGGTCTTCCTCTCAGCATTCCTCCTGCTCCCACTGCCCTACTACCTGGTCACTGTACAGGCCCGCTTCCGCCACACACTGGAGCCGCTCATCTGCATCCTCGGCGTCTACCTCTTCCAAAGCGCAACCCACCGCAAGACCGTTGCATAA
- a CDS encoding DinB family protein has protein sequence MNPYASYLDGRDAVEIMKSTPAELQSLLGGMTTEQMDAPTAPGKWSVREILAHLADCELVWAWRIRHTLEKPGAAVAPFDQDVWAERYAMYSAELSLRTFFTLREWNLAVLNTVAPGELGNLLTHPERGTFPLSELLEMIAGHDRNHIVRLKEHRCP, from the coding sequence ATGAACCCCTATGCGAGTTACCTGGATGGCCGCGATGCGGTAGAGATCATGAAGTCCACGCCCGCGGAGCTGCAATCGCTGCTTGGCGGCATGACAACGGAGCAGATGGATGCGCCGACTGCGCCGGGCAAATGGAGTGTGCGCGAGATTCTGGCACATCTGGCGGACTGCGAGTTGGTGTGGGCGTGGCGTATACGACACACGCTGGAAAAGCCGGGCGCGGCAGTGGCGCCGTTCGATCAGGATGTTTGGGCCGAGCGCTATGCGATGTATTCGGCGGAGTTGAGTCTGCGAACGTTTTTTACGCTGCGCGAATGGAACCTGGCGGTATTGAATACGGTCGCGCCCGGCGAGCTTGGGAACCTGTTGACGCATCCGGAGCGTGGCACGTTTCCGCTGTCGGAATTGCTGGAGATGATTGCAGGGCACGATCGGAACCACATCGTGCGATTGAAGGAGCATCGTTGTCCGTGA
- the msrB gene encoding peptide-methionine (R)-S-oxide reductase MsrB, producing MIENLKADATVPHGPRVQKTEEEWRQLLTPEQFHVLREKGTERAFTGVLYDNHEDGVYHCGACDAPLFKSDTKFDSGSGWPSFFEPVSPDAIEAIEDDSHGMRRVEVVCANCGSHLGHVFPDGPNPTGLRYCINSASLNFDADPS from the coding sequence ATGATAGAAAATCTGAAAGCTGATGCCACCGTTCCCCACGGTCCTCGCGTACAGAAGACGGAAGAGGAATGGCGGCAGCTCCTGACTCCGGAACAGTTCCACGTTCTGCGTGAAAAGGGTACGGAACGCGCCTTCACCGGCGTGCTTTATGACAATCACGAAGATGGCGTCTACCACTGTGGCGCCTGCGACGCTCCACTCTTCAAGAGCGACACAAAATTCGACAGCGGCTCCGGCTGGCCCAGCTTCTTTGAGCCGGTTTCGCCGGACGCCATCGAGGCCATTGAAGACGACAGCCACGGTATGCGTCGTGTGGAAGTCGTCTGCGCCAACTGCGGATCGCACCTGGGACACGTCTTCCCCGACGGCCCAAACCCCACAGGCCTGCGTTACTGCATCAACTCCGCATCGCTGAACTTCGACGCAGACCCGAGTTAA
- a CDS encoding Rid family detoxifying hydrolase yields the protein MTKTAISASGAPAAIGPYSQAIRSGDLLFASGQVGFDPVTGLVVEGGMLAQTERVLANIEAVLTASGLGFADVVKTTVFLKNMDDFATMNAAYAKRFAPEGATPPARSTIEVARLPKDALVEIEIIARFPAN from the coding sequence ATGACAAAGACAGCCATCTCCGCTTCCGGCGCACCTGCAGCCATAGGCCCATACTCACAGGCGATTCGCTCAGGCGATCTCCTCTTCGCCTCCGGACAGGTTGGCTTTGACCCCGTCACCGGCCTGGTCGTTGAGGGCGGTATGCTTGCCCAGACTGAACGTGTACTCGCAAACATTGAAGCTGTACTTACGGCTTCCGGGCTTGGCTTTGCCGACGTCGTCAAAACCACCGTCTTCCTGAAAAACATGGATGACTTCGCCACCATGAATGCAGCCTATGCAAAGCGTTTCGCGCCAGAGGGTGCCACCCCGCCGGCTCGCTCCACCATTGAAGTGGCGCGCCTGCCCAAAGACGCGCTCGTGGAAATCGAAATCATCGCACGATTCCCCGCAAACTAG